A genomic segment from Necator americanus strain Aroian chromosome III, whole genome shotgun sequence encodes:
- a CDS encoding hypothetical protein (NECATOR_CHRIII.G11902.T1), with translation MKVILLISLLFVIDVFSLNKAWIADNSGTNVIGDETVLGSKEVKKNVGMKKHKFPFLPVVVAAALIGGFVAEAVKG, from the exons ATGAAAGTGATTCTGCTGATTTCACTCCTTTTTGTTATCGATGTATTCTCGCTCAACAAAGCTTGGATTGCCGACAATTCTGGAACCAACGTAATCG GAGACGAAACAGTTCTGGGAAGTAAggaagtaaagaagaatgttggcatgaaaaaacataaatttcctttccttcctgTTGTAG TAGCCGCTGCGCTCATTGGTG GGTTTGTAGCGGAAGCCGTGAAAGGTTAA
- a CDS encoding hypothetical protein (NECATOR_CHRIII.G11902.T2), whose protein sequence is MGTIQRLVNAAFSKSVASMKVILLISLLFVIDVFSLNKAWIADNSGTNVIGDETVLGSKEVKKNVGMKKHKFPFLPVVVAAALIGGFVAEAVKDPSIHHLTLLSRQQIPKEAEKSSSGFFSSTPERYSSTTVTNLTQDK, encoded by the exons ATGGGAACTATTCAACGCCTTGTGAACGCTGCATTTTCAAAGTCAGTAGCCAGTATGAAAGTGATTCTGCTGATTTCACTCCTTTTTGTTATCGATGTATTCTCGCTCAACAAAGCTTGGATTGCCGACAATTCTGGAACCAACGTAATCG GAGACGAAACAGTTCTGGGAAGTAAggaagtaaagaagaatgttggcatgaaaaaacataaatttcctttccttcctgTTGTAG TAGCCGCTGCGCTCATTGGTG GGTTTGTAGCGGAAGCCGTGAAAG atccttctatccatcATCTCACACTACTTTCACGACAGCAAATTCCAAAAG AAGCTGAGAAATCGTCAAGCGGATTCTTTTCCTCAACTCCAGAACGCTATAGTTCAACAACGGTTACCAACTTAACGCAGGACAAATAA
- a CDS encoding hypothetical protein (NECATOR_CHRIII.G11903.T1), which yields MKNGRSGGDDGISAEMLKSIPPPGIRKLVKITVIEIWKRYSKQMQLAFLDFEAAFESPYRGCPHNMLRADGVPGKGDGEKNEEEHKEDSVMKIKDKERKIVAIREHAKLQLTSPSKPVRIKS from the exons atgaagaatggaagatctggtggagacgatggaatcagcgcagaaatgctgaaatctatTCCTCCACCTGGGATTCGTAAACTAGTGAAGATT acagtgatcgaaatctggaagcggtattcgaagcaaATGCAATTAGCCTTCCtagactttgaagccgctttcgaatCTCCTTATCGAGGCTGTCCTCACAACATGCTTCGCGCAGATGGAGTACCAGGCAA AGGGGATGgcgagaaaaatgaagaagaacacAAGGAGGATAGTGTTATGAAGATCAAGGATAAGGAGAGGAAAATCGTAGCGATAAGGGAACATGCAAAACTTCAACTAACCTCTCCATCTAAACCAGTAAGAATCAAGTCCTAA